Proteins from a single region of Pogoniulus pusillus isolate bPogPus1 chromosome 23, bPogPus1.pri, whole genome shotgun sequence:
- the EPC1 gene encoding enhancer of polycomb homolog 1 isoform X2 — MSKLSFRARALDASKPLPVFRCEDLPDLAEYASINRAVPQMPTGMEKEEESEHHLQRAISAQQVYGEKRDNMVIPVPEAESNIAYYESIYPGEFKMPKQLIHIQPFSLDAEQPDYDLDSEDEIFVNKLKKRMDISPLQFEEMIDRLEKGSGQQPVSLQEAKLLLKEDDELIREVYEYWIKKRKNCRGPSLIPAVKQEKRDGSSTNDPYVAFRRRTEKMQTRKNRKNDEASYEKMLKLRRDLSRAVTILEMIKRREKSKRELLHLTLEIMEKRYNLGDYSGEIMSEVMAQRQPMKPTYAIPIIPVTNSSPFKHQEAMELKEFKVKDKPDVIRPKRKYEKKPKVLPSSAAATPQQTSPAALPVFNAKDLNQYDFPSSDDEPFSQVLSGSSEAEEENDPDGPFAFRRKAGCQYYAPHLDQPGNWPWSSPKEGRVGDVRYRYCLTTLTVPQRCIGFARRRVGRGGRVLLDRAHSDYDNTFHQLDWEMFSSSQHSSISQFANTSETNTSDKSFSKDLSQILVNIKSCRWRHFRPRTPSLHDSDNDELSCRKLYRGVNRTGTAQPGTQTCSTSIQSKSSSGSAHFESETSLGLVHQMLNHTDGSKSLQSSEFTAFTAEQYQQHQQQLALMQKQQLAQIHQQQANSNSSANTSQNLETNQQESGFRLNLHHSHSVKCLEGTLQGFVSKTLDSVSAQFAASALVTSEQLMGFKMKDDVVLGIGVNGILQASGVYKGLHLSSTTPTALVHTSSSPTAGSALLQPSNITQTSSSHSALSHQVTAANSATTQVLIGNNIRLTVPSSVATVNSITTLNARHIPRTLSAVPSSALKLAAATNCQVPKVSASSSVDAVPRENHEAEKPALNNIADNTVAMEVT, encoded by the exons GAACATCATCTCCAGCGAGCTATCTCAGCACAACAGGTATATGGAGAGAAGAGGGATAACATGGTTATACCGGTCCCAGAAGCAGAAAGTAATATTGCATACTATGAATCCATATATCCTGGAGAATTTAAAATGCCAAAGCAGCTGATTCACATACAAC CTTTTAGTTTGGACGCTGAGCAGCCGGATTATGACTTGGATTCGGAAGATGAGATCTTTGTGAATAAGTTGAAGAAAAGAATGGACATCTCTCCTTTGCAATTTGAGGAGATGATAGACAGACTAGAAAAGGGCAGCGGGCAGCAG CCAGTCAGCCTGCAAGAGGCCAAGCTGTTGCTGAAAGAAGATGATGAATTGATCAGAGAAGTATATGAGTACTGgattaaaaagaggaaaaactgtCGAGGTCCCTCTCTTATCCCAGCAGTGAAACAGGAGAAGCGAGATGGTTCCAGCACTAATGACCCTTATGTTGCTTTTAGAAGACGAACAGAAAAGATGCAGACACGAAAA AATCGGAAAAATGATGAAGCGTCGTATGAGAAGATGCTTAAGCTGCGTCGAGATCTGAGTCGTGCAGTAACCATCCTGGAGATGataaagaggagggaaaaaagcaagagagagttGCTGCATTTAACACTGGAAATCATGGAAAAGAG GTACAATTTGGGTGACTACAGTGGAGAGATAATGTCTGAGGTCATGGCACAGCGGCAGCCGATGAAACCTACCTATGCTATTCCCATCATTCCTGTGACTAACAGCAGTCCTTTTAAGCACCAAGAAGCTATGGAACTTAAGGAATTTAAAGTTAAA GATAAACCTGATGTTATTAGACCCAAAAGAAAGTATGAGAAGAAGCCAAAAGTCTTACCTTCGTCTGCTGCTGCAACTCCTCAACAGACAAGTCCTGCTGCACTGCCGGTCTTTAATGCTAAAGATTTGAATCAGTATGATTTTCCTAGCTCGGATGATGAACCTTTCTCCCAG GTTTTGTCTGGTTCTTCGGAGGCTGAGGAAGAAAATGATCCTGATGGTCCCTTCGCCTTCCGTAGGAAAGCAGGCTGTCAGTACTATGCT cCTCATTTAGACCAACCTGGCAACTGGCCATGGAGTAGCCCTAAGGAGGGAAGAGTAGGAGATGTGCGTTACAGATACTGCTTAACCACGCTCACTGTACCCCAGCGGTGTATTGGGTTTGCACGCAGACGGGTCGGCCGTGGTGGAAG GGTGCTACTAGACAGAGCGCATTCGGACTACGATAACACATTTCATCAGCTGGATTGGGAAATGTTTTCCTCATCACAACACTCTTCAATCAGTCAATTTGCCAATACCTCAGAAACAAATACCTCGGACAAATCTTTCTCAAAAGACCTCAGTCAGATACTAGTCAATATCAAATCATGTCGGTGGCGGCACTTTAGGCCTCGGACACCATCGCTACATGACAGTGACAATGACGAACTCTCCTGTAGGAAATTATACAGGGGTGTAAATCGAACAGGCACAGCACAACCCGGGACCCAGACATGCAGTACCtctatacaaagtaaaagtagCAGTGGTTCAGCACATTTTG AAAGTGAAACATCTTTGGGCCTGGTGCATCAAATGCTAAATCACACTGATGGCTCTAAGTCTCTCCAATCTTCTGAATTCACTG CATTTACAGCCGAACAATACCAGCAACATCAACAGCAACTGGCACTAATGCAGAAACAGCAGCTTGCACAAATTCATCAACAGCAAGCAAATAGTAATTCCTCTGCCAACACATCACAG AACCTTGAAACTAACCAACAGGAAAGTGGCTTTCGCCTGAATCTACATCATAGCCATTCTGTAAAGTGTTTAGAAGGGACACTGCAG GGTTTTGTTTCCAAGACACTGGATTCTGTTAGTGCTCAAtttgctgcttcagctttgGTTACATCAGAACAACTGATGGGATTCAAGATGAAGGATGATGTGGTGCTTGGAATTGGGGTGAATGGCATTCTTCAAGCCTCAG GAGTGTACAAGGGCTTACACCTCAGTAGTACTACACCTACAGCACTTGTCCATACAAGCTCATCACCAACAGCAGGTTCAGCCTTGTTACAGCCTTCAAATATAACACAGACTTCAAGTTCCCACAGTGCACTGAGTCACCAAGTAACTGCTGCCAATTCTGCAACAACTCAGGTCCTGATTGGGAACAACATTCGATTAACTGTACCCTCATCAGTTGCCACTGTAAACTCTATAACCACACTCAATGCACGACATATACCTAGGACTTTAAGTGCTGTTCCATCATCTGCCTtaaagctggctgcagcaacAAATTGTCAGGTGCCCAAGGTATCAGCTTCATCCTCGGTGGATGCAGTACCAAG
- the EPC1 gene encoding enhancer of polycomb homolog 1 isoform X3: MSKLSFRARALDASKPLPVFRCEDLPDLAEYASINRAVPQMPTGMEKEEESEHHLQRAISAQQVYGEKRDNMVIPVPEAESNIAYYESIYPGEFKMPKQLIHIQPFSLDAEQPDYDLDSEDEIFVNKLKKRMDISPLQFEEMIDRLEKGSGQQPVSLQEAKLLLKEDDELIREVYEYWIKKRKNCRGPSLIPAVKQEKRDGSSTNDPYVAFRRRTEKMQTRKNRKNDEASYEKMLKLRRDLSRAVTILEMIKRREKSKRELLHLTLEIMEKRYNLGDYSGEIMSEVMAQRQPMKPTYAIPIIPVTNSSPFKHQEAMELKEFKVKQDKPDVIRPKRKYEKKPKVLPSSAAATPQQTSPAALPVFNAKDLNQYDFPSSDDEPFSQVLSGSSEAEEENDPDGPFAFRRKAGCQYYAPHLDQPGNWPWSSPKEGRVGDVRYRYCLTTLTVPQRCIGFARRRVGRGGRVLLDRAHSDYDNTFHQLDWEMFSSSQHSSISQFANTSETNTSDKSFSKDLSQILVNIKSCRWRHFRPRTPSLHDSDNDELSCRKLYRGVNRTGTAQPGTQTCSTSIQSKSSSGSAHFAFTAEQYQQHQQQLALMQKQQLAQIHQQQANSNSSANTSQNLETNQQESGFRLNLHHSHSVKCLEGTLQGFVSKTLDSVSAQFAASALVTSEQLMGFKMKDDVVLGIGVNGILQASGVYKGLHLSSTTPTALVHTSSSPTAGSALLQPSNITQTSSSHSALSHQVTAANSATTQVLIGNNIRLTVPSSVATVNSITTLNARHIPRTLSAVPSSALKLAAATNCQVPKVSASSSVDAVPRENHEAEKPALNNIADNTVAMEVT, from the exons GAACATCATCTCCAGCGAGCTATCTCAGCACAACAGGTATATGGAGAGAAGAGGGATAACATGGTTATACCGGTCCCAGAAGCAGAAAGTAATATTGCATACTATGAATCCATATATCCTGGAGAATTTAAAATGCCAAAGCAGCTGATTCACATACAAC CTTTTAGTTTGGACGCTGAGCAGCCGGATTATGACTTGGATTCGGAAGATGAGATCTTTGTGAATAAGTTGAAGAAAAGAATGGACATCTCTCCTTTGCAATTTGAGGAGATGATAGACAGACTAGAAAAGGGCAGCGGGCAGCAG CCAGTCAGCCTGCAAGAGGCCAAGCTGTTGCTGAAAGAAGATGATGAATTGATCAGAGAAGTATATGAGTACTGgattaaaaagaggaaaaactgtCGAGGTCCCTCTCTTATCCCAGCAGTGAAACAGGAGAAGCGAGATGGTTCCAGCACTAATGACCCTTATGTTGCTTTTAGAAGACGAACAGAAAAGATGCAGACACGAAAA AATCGGAAAAATGATGAAGCGTCGTATGAGAAGATGCTTAAGCTGCGTCGAGATCTGAGTCGTGCAGTAACCATCCTGGAGATGataaagaggagggaaaaaagcaagagagagttGCTGCATTTAACACTGGAAATCATGGAAAAGAG GTACAATTTGGGTGACTACAGTGGAGAGATAATGTCTGAGGTCATGGCACAGCGGCAGCCGATGAAACCTACCTATGCTATTCCCATCATTCCTGTGACTAACAGCAGTCCTTTTAAGCACCAAGAAGCTATGGAACTTAAGGAATTTAAAGTTAAA CAGGATAAACCTGATGTTATTAGACCCAAAAGAAAGTATGAGAAGAAGCCAAAAGTCTTACCTTCGTCTGCTGCTGCAACTCCTCAACAGACAAGTCCTGCTGCACTGCCGGTCTTTAATGCTAAAGATTTGAATCAGTATGATTTTCCTAGCTCGGATGATGAACCTTTCTCCCAG GTTTTGTCTGGTTCTTCGGAGGCTGAGGAAGAAAATGATCCTGATGGTCCCTTCGCCTTCCGTAGGAAAGCAGGCTGTCAGTACTATGCT cCTCATTTAGACCAACCTGGCAACTGGCCATGGAGTAGCCCTAAGGAGGGAAGAGTAGGAGATGTGCGTTACAGATACTGCTTAACCACGCTCACTGTACCCCAGCGGTGTATTGGGTTTGCACGCAGACGGGTCGGCCGTGGTGGAAG GGTGCTACTAGACAGAGCGCATTCGGACTACGATAACACATTTCATCAGCTGGATTGGGAAATGTTTTCCTCATCACAACACTCTTCAATCAGTCAATTTGCCAATACCTCAGAAACAAATACCTCGGACAAATCTTTCTCAAAAGACCTCAGTCAGATACTAGTCAATATCAAATCATGTCGGTGGCGGCACTTTAGGCCTCGGACACCATCGCTACATGACAGTGACAATGACGAACTCTCCTGTAGGAAATTATACAGGGGTGTAAATCGAACAGGCACAGCACAACCCGGGACCCAGACATGCAGTACCtctatacaaagtaaaagtagCAGTGGTTCAGCACATTTTG CATTTACAGCCGAACAATACCAGCAACATCAACAGCAACTGGCACTAATGCAGAAACAGCAGCTTGCACAAATTCATCAACAGCAAGCAAATAGTAATTCCTCTGCCAACACATCACAG AACCTTGAAACTAACCAACAGGAAAGTGGCTTTCGCCTGAATCTACATCATAGCCATTCTGTAAAGTGTTTAGAAGGGACACTGCAG GGTTTTGTTTCCAAGACACTGGATTCTGTTAGTGCTCAAtttgctgcttcagctttgGTTACATCAGAACAACTGATGGGATTCAAGATGAAGGATGATGTGGTGCTTGGAATTGGGGTGAATGGCATTCTTCAAGCCTCAG GAGTGTACAAGGGCTTACACCTCAGTAGTACTACACCTACAGCACTTGTCCATACAAGCTCATCACCAACAGCAGGTTCAGCCTTGTTACAGCCTTCAAATATAACACAGACTTCAAGTTCCCACAGTGCACTGAGTCACCAAGTAACTGCTGCCAATTCTGCAACAACTCAGGTCCTGATTGGGAACAACATTCGATTAACTGTACCCTCATCAGTTGCCACTGTAAACTCTATAACCACACTCAATGCACGACATATACCTAGGACTTTAAGTGCTGTTCCATCATCTGCCTtaaagctggctgcagcaacAAATTGTCAGGTGCCCAAGGTATCAGCTTCATCCTCGGTGGATGCAGTACCAAG
- the EPC1 gene encoding enhancer of polycomb homolog 1 isoform X1, with protein sequence MSKLSFRARALDASKPLPVFRCEDLPDLAEYASINRAVPQMPTGMEKEEESEHHLQRAISAQQVYGEKRDNMVIPVPEAESNIAYYESIYPGEFKMPKQLIHIQPFSLDAEQPDYDLDSEDEIFVNKLKKRMDISPLQFEEMIDRLEKGSGQQPVSLQEAKLLLKEDDELIREVYEYWIKKRKNCRGPSLIPAVKQEKRDGSSTNDPYVAFRRRTEKMQTRKNRKNDEASYEKMLKLRRDLSRAVTILEMIKRREKSKRELLHLTLEIMEKRYNLGDYSGEIMSEVMAQRQPMKPTYAIPIIPVTNSSPFKHQEAMELKEFKVKQDKPDVIRPKRKYEKKPKVLPSSAAATPQQTSPAALPVFNAKDLNQYDFPSSDDEPFSQVLSGSSEAEEENDPDGPFAFRRKAGCQYYAPHLDQPGNWPWSSPKEGRVGDVRYRYCLTTLTVPQRCIGFARRRVGRGGRVLLDRAHSDYDNTFHQLDWEMFSSSQHSSISQFANTSETNTSDKSFSKDLSQILVNIKSCRWRHFRPRTPSLHDSDNDELSCRKLYRGVNRTGTAQPGTQTCSTSIQSKSSSGSAHFESETSLGLVHQMLNHTDGSKSLQSSEFTAFTAEQYQQHQQQLALMQKQQLAQIHQQQANSNSSANTSQNLETNQQESGFRLNLHHSHSVKCLEGTLQGFVSKTLDSVSAQFAASALVTSEQLMGFKMKDDVVLGIGVNGILQASGVYKGLHLSSTTPTALVHTSSSPTAGSALLQPSNITQTSSSHSALSHQVTAANSATTQVLIGNNIRLTVPSSVATVNSITTLNARHIPRTLSAVPSSALKLAAATNCQVPKVSASSSVDAVPRENHEAEKPALNNIADNTVAMEVT encoded by the exons GAACATCATCTCCAGCGAGCTATCTCAGCACAACAGGTATATGGAGAGAAGAGGGATAACATGGTTATACCGGTCCCAGAAGCAGAAAGTAATATTGCATACTATGAATCCATATATCCTGGAGAATTTAAAATGCCAAAGCAGCTGATTCACATACAAC CTTTTAGTTTGGACGCTGAGCAGCCGGATTATGACTTGGATTCGGAAGATGAGATCTTTGTGAATAAGTTGAAGAAAAGAATGGACATCTCTCCTTTGCAATTTGAGGAGATGATAGACAGACTAGAAAAGGGCAGCGGGCAGCAG CCAGTCAGCCTGCAAGAGGCCAAGCTGTTGCTGAAAGAAGATGATGAATTGATCAGAGAAGTATATGAGTACTGgattaaaaagaggaaaaactgtCGAGGTCCCTCTCTTATCCCAGCAGTGAAACAGGAGAAGCGAGATGGTTCCAGCACTAATGACCCTTATGTTGCTTTTAGAAGACGAACAGAAAAGATGCAGACACGAAAA AATCGGAAAAATGATGAAGCGTCGTATGAGAAGATGCTTAAGCTGCGTCGAGATCTGAGTCGTGCAGTAACCATCCTGGAGATGataaagaggagggaaaaaagcaagagagagttGCTGCATTTAACACTGGAAATCATGGAAAAGAG GTACAATTTGGGTGACTACAGTGGAGAGATAATGTCTGAGGTCATGGCACAGCGGCAGCCGATGAAACCTACCTATGCTATTCCCATCATTCCTGTGACTAACAGCAGTCCTTTTAAGCACCAAGAAGCTATGGAACTTAAGGAATTTAAAGTTAAA CAGGATAAACCTGATGTTATTAGACCCAAAAGAAAGTATGAGAAGAAGCCAAAAGTCTTACCTTCGTCTGCTGCTGCAACTCCTCAACAGACAAGTCCTGCTGCACTGCCGGTCTTTAATGCTAAAGATTTGAATCAGTATGATTTTCCTAGCTCGGATGATGAACCTTTCTCCCAG GTTTTGTCTGGTTCTTCGGAGGCTGAGGAAGAAAATGATCCTGATGGTCCCTTCGCCTTCCGTAGGAAAGCAGGCTGTCAGTACTATGCT cCTCATTTAGACCAACCTGGCAACTGGCCATGGAGTAGCCCTAAGGAGGGAAGAGTAGGAGATGTGCGTTACAGATACTGCTTAACCACGCTCACTGTACCCCAGCGGTGTATTGGGTTTGCACGCAGACGGGTCGGCCGTGGTGGAAG GGTGCTACTAGACAGAGCGCATTCGGACTACGATAACACATTTCATCAGCTGGATTGGGAAATGTTTTCCTCATCACAACACTCTTCAATCAGTCAATTTGCCAATACCTCAGAAACAAATACCTCGGACAAATCTTTCTCAAAAGACCTCAGTCAGATACTAGTCAATATCAAATCATGTCGGTGGCGGCACTTTAGGCCTCGGACACCATCGCTACATGACAGTGACAATGACGAACTCTCCTGTAGGAAATTATACAGGGGTGTAAATCGAACAGGCACAGCACAACCCGGGACCCAGACATGCAGTACCtctatacaaagtaaaagtagCAGTGGTTCAGCACATTTTG AAAGTGAAACATCTTTGGGCCTGGTGCATCAAATGCTAAATCACACTGATGGCTCTAAGTCTCTCCAATCTTCTGAATTCACTG CATTTACAGCCGAACAATACCAGCAACATCAACAGCAACTGGCACTAATGCAGAAACAGCAGCTTGCACAAATTCATCAACAGCAAGCAAATAGTAATTCCTCTGCCAACACATCACAG AACCTTGAAACTAACCAACAGGAAAGTGGCTTTCGCCTGAATCTACATCATAGCCATTCTGTAAAGTGTTTAGAAGGGACACTGCAG GGTTTTGTTTCCAAGACACTGGATTCTGTTAGTGCTCAAtttgctgcttcagctttgGTTACATCAGAACAACTGATGGGATTCAAGATGAAGGATGATGTGGTGCTTGGAATTGGGGTGAATGGCATTCTTCAAGCCTCAG GAGTGTACAAGGGCTTACACCTCAGTAGTACTACACCTACAGCACTTGTCCATACAAGCTCATCACCAACAGCAGGTTCAGCCTTGTTACAGCCTTCAAATATAACACAGACTTCAAGTTCCCACAGTGCACTGAGTCACCAAGTAACTGCTGCCAATTCTGCAACAACTCAGGTCCTGATTGGGAACAACATTCGATTAACTGTACCCTCATCAGTTGCCACTGTAAACTCTATAACCACACTCAATGCACGACATATACCTAGGACTTTAAGTGCTGTTCCATCATCTGCCTtaaagctggctgcagcaacAAATTGTCAGGTGCCCAAGGTATCAGCTTCATCCTCGGTGGATGCAGTACCAAG
- the EPC1 gene encoding enhancer of polycomb homolog 1 isoform X4, which yields MSKLSFRARALDASKPLPVFRCEDLPDLAEYASINRAVPQMPTGMEKEEESEHHLQRAISAQQVYGEKRDNMVIPVPEAESNIAYYESIYPGEFKMPKQLIHIQPFSLDAEQPDYDLDSEDEIFVNKLKKRMDISPLQFEEMIDRLEKGSGQQPVSLQEAKLLLKEDDELIREVYEYWIKKRKNCRGPSLIPAVKQEKRDGSSTNDPYVAFRRRTEKMQTRKNRKNDEASYEKMLKLRRDLSRAVTILEMIKRREKSKRELLHLTLEIMEKRYNLGDYSGEIMSEVMAQRQPMKPTYAIPIIPVTNSSPFKHQEAMELKEFKVKQDKPDVIRPKRKYEKKPKVLPSSAAATPQQTSPAALPVFNAKDLNQYDFPSSDDEPFSQVLSGSSEAEEENDPDGPFAFRRKAGCQYYAPHLDQPGNWPWSSPKEGRVGDVRYRYCLTTLTVPQRCIGFARRRVGRGGRVLLDRAHSDYDNTFHQLDWEMFSSSQHSSISQFANTSETNTSDKSFSKDLSQILVNIKSCRWRHFRPRTPSLHDSDNDELSCRKLYRGVNRTGTAQPGTQTCSTSIQSKSSSGSAHFESETSLGLVHQMLNHTDGSKSLQSSEFTAFTAEQYQQHQQQLALMQKQQLAQIHQQQANSNSSANTSQGFVSKTLDSVSAQFAASALVTSEQLMGFKMKDDVVLGIGVNGILQASGVYKGLHLSSTTPTALVHTSSSPTAGSALLQPSNITQTSSSHSALSHQVTAANSATTQVLIGNNIRLTVPSSVATVNSITTLNARHIPRTLSAVPSSALKLAAATNCQVPKVSASSSVDAVPRENHEAEKPALNNIADNTVAMEVT from the exons GAACATCATCTCCAGCGAGCTATCTCAGCACAACAGGTATATGGAGAGAAGAGGGATAACATGGTTATACCGGTCCCAGAAGCAGAAAGTAATATTGCATACTATGAATCCATATATCCTGGAGAATTTAAAATGCCAAAGCAGCTGATTCACATACAAC CTTTTAGTTTGGACGCTGAGCAGCCGGATTATGACTTGGATTCGGAAGATGAGATCTTTGTGAATAAGTTGAAGAAAAGAATGGACATCTCTCCTTTGCAATTTGAGGAGATGATAGACAGACTAGAAAAGGGCAGCGGGCAGCAG CCAGTCAGCCTGCAAGAGGCCAAGCTGTTGCTGAAAGAAGATGATGAATTGATCAGAGAAGTATATGAGTACTGgattaaaaagaggaaaaactgtCGAGGTCCCTCTCTTATCCCAGCAGTGAAACAGGAGAAGCGAGATGGTTCCAGCACTAATGACCCTTATGTTGCTTTTAGAAGACGAACAGAAAAGATGCAGACACGAAAA AATCGGAAAAATGATGAAGCGTCGTATGAGAAGATGCTTAAGCTGCGTCGAGATCTGAGTCGTGCAGTAACCATCCTGGAGATGataaagaggagggaaaaaagcaagagagagttGCTGCATTTAACACTGGAAATCATGGAAAAGAG GTACAATTTGGGTGACTACAGTGGAGAGATAATGTCTGAGGTCATGGCACAGCGGCAGCCGATGAAACCTACCTATGCTATTCCCATCATTCCTGTGACTAACAGCAGTCCTTTTAAGCACCAAGAAGCTATGGAACTTAAGGAATTTAAAGTTAAA CAGGATAAACCTGATGTTATTAGACCCAAAAGAAAGTATGAGAAGAAGCCAAAAGTCTTACCTTCGTCTGCTGCTGCAACTCCTCAACAGACAAGTCCTGCTGCACTGCCGGTCTTTAATGCTAAAGATTTGAATCAGTATGATTTTCCTAGCTCGGATGATGAACCTTTCTCCCAG GTTTTGTCTGGTTCTTCGGAGGCTGAGGAAGAAAATGATCCTGATGGTCCCTTCGCCTTCCGTAGGAAAGCAGGCTGTCAGTACTATGCT cCTCATTTAGACCAACCTGGCAACTGGCCATGGAGTAGCCCTAAGGAGGGAAGAGTAGGAGATGTGCGTTACAGATACTGCTTAACCACGCTCACTGTACCCCAGCGGTGTATTGGGTTTGCACGCAGACGGGTCGGCCGTGGTGGAAG GGTGCTACTAGACAGAGCGCATTCGGACTACGATAACACATTTCATCAGCTGGATTGGGAAATGTTTTCCTCATCACAACACTCTTCAATCAGTCAATTTGCCAATACCTCAGAAACAAATACCTCGGACAAATCTTTCTCAAAAGACCTCAGTCAGATACTAGTCAATATCAAATCATGTCGGTGGCGGCACTTTAGGCCTCGGACACCATCGCTACATGACAGTGACAATGACGAACTCTCCTGTAGGAAATTATACAGGGGTGTAAATCGAACAGGCACAGCACAACCCGGGACCCAGACATGCAGTACCtctatacaaagtaaaagtagCAGTGGTTCAGCACATTTTG AAAGTGAAACATCTTTGGGCCTGGTGCATCAAATGCTAAATCACACTGATGGCTCTAAGTCTCTCCAATCTTCTGAATTCACTG CATTTACAGCCGAACAATACCAGCAACATCAACAGCAACTGGCACTAATGCAGAAACAGCAGCTTGCACAAATTCATCAACAGCAAGCAAATAGTAATTCCTCTGCCAACACATCACAG GGTTTTGTTTCCAAGACACTGGATTCTGTTAGTGCTCAAtttgctgcttcagctttgGTTACATCAGAACAACTGATGGGATTCAAGATGAAGGATGATGTGGTGCTTGGAATTGGGGTGAATGGCATTCTTCAAGCCTCAG GAGTGTACAAGGGCTTACACCTCAGTAGTACTACACCTACAGCACTTGTCCATACAAGCTCATCACCAACAGCAGGTTCAGCCTTGTTACAGCCTTCAAATATAACACAGACTTCAAGTTCCCACAGTGCACTGAGTCACCAAGTAACTGCTGCCAATTCTGCAACAACTCAGGTCCTGATTGGGAACAACATTCGATTAACTGTACCCTCATCAGTTGCCACTGTAAACTCTATAACCACACTCAATGCACGACATATACCTAGGACTTTAAGTGCTGTTCCATCATCTGCCTtaaagctggctgcagcaacAAATTGTCAGGTGCCCAAGGTATCAGCTTCATCCTCGGTGGATGCAGTACCAAG